A genomic stretch from Marinobacter fonticola includes:
- a CDS encoding NADP-dependent oxidoreductase — MEQNQQYILASRPSGMPDEDHLALKDSPIPKPEEGQVLLKTIYLSLDPYMRGRMNAGASYARGVEIGEVMTGGTVSEVVESRFEGLQQGDIVLSHSGWQRYDVAAGEGLRKLDPAEAPVSTAVGVLGMPGFTAYVGLLDLGLPKTGETVVVSAASGAVGQVVGQIAKLKGCRVVGVAGADDKCRHVVNTYGFDACINYKDDDFETQLDRACPDGIDIYFENVGGKVFDAVMKRVNDFARIPVCGRIAHYNQTSLPEGADRLIPFMGKVLIKRLTIRGFIQSDHLERHSDFLKDMAAWIREGKVQYQEDIVDGFENTLSAFQGLLEGRNRGKMLVRVADDPTL, encoded by the coding sequence ATGGAACAGAATCAACAATACATTCTCGCCTCCCGCCCGTCTGGCATGCCGGATGAGGATCACTTGGCGCTCAAGGATTCACCGATACCGAAGCCCGAAGAGGGACAGGTGTTGCTGAAGACGATTTATCTGTCGCTCGACCCTTACATGCGCGGCCGAATGAATGCGGGTGCCTCTTACGCAAGAGGTGTGGAAATCGGCGAGGTGATGACGGGTGGCACCGTCAGCGAAGTGGTGGAAAGCCGGTTCGAGGGCCTCCAACAAGGCGACATCGTGCTCAGCCACAGTGGCTGGCAACGCTACGACGTGGCTGCGGGCGAGGGCCTGAGAAAGCTCGACCCGGCGGAGGCGCCGGTCAGCACAGCCGTGGGCGTGCTCGGCATGCCGGGTTTCACGGCCTATGTCGGCCTGCTGGACTTGGGGTTGCCCAAGACGGGTGAGACTGTTGTGGTTTCGGCCGCCTCAGGCGCCGTGGGGCAGGTGGTGGGACAGATTGCCAAGCTCAAGGGGTGCCGGGTGGTCGGCGTCGCAGGGGCTGACGACAAGTGCCGCCACGTGGTCAACACCTATGGCTTCGACGCGTGTATCAACTACAAGGACGATGATTTCGAAACCCAGCTTGACCGGGCCTGTCCGGACGGCATCGATATCTACTTCGAGAATGTCGGTGGCAAGGTGTTCGATGCAGTGATGAAGCGAGTCAACGATTTTGCCCGCATACCCGTGTGTGGCCGCATAGCCCATTACAACCAGACCTCATTGCCTGAAGGGGCCGACCGTCTGATTCCGTTTATGGGGAAGGTTTTGATCAAGCGTCTGACGATTCGCGGTTTTATCCAGTCGGACCATCTGGAGCGTCATTCGGACTTTCTGAAAGACATGGCCGCCTGGATTCGCGAAGGGAAGGTGCAGTACCAGGAAGATATCGTCGACGGGTTTGAAAACACCCTGTCGGCCTTCCAGGGGCTTCTGGAAGGCCGCAACCGGGGCAAGATGCTGGTTCGGGTGGCGGACGATCCGACGTTATAA